A segment of the Carassius carassius chromosome 21, fCarCar2.1, whole genome shotgun sequence genome:
TATGCAGTTGTATGTAAAAGAGTTGACCCTTTTTGTTTATAATGGGAAGAGTATTGCATGTATGTGTtgaataattaatgttttagAGTTCAAAGTCACCTCGAGTGGTTAATAGAGGTTATTTTAACGAATTTCGTCGTGTATTTGAGCTATGAGTTAAGGCGCGATCATGACGCACATGTAATACGGGCAGATGAGGCCTAAGTGCGTCATTTGAAAAATAGCTCTTTGCACATATAAACTATATGTGCTAAAGTAAAACGGAATTTCAGTAAAAGGAAAAAATGTTGAATGTTGTTTATATGCAGACTAACTGCTCTAATGATGTATATTTTTGAAAGGAATGTCTAATTGTATTTTTGGCCTTGTCTTTGCAAGGTTgggtcttttctttctttcctttttcccctttttctggttttttcttcttcttttctactttttttgtcatttctgagTCGGATGCTGCACATTTCCTGGACACCGGACGATTTTGAAGAAGAATTGTATGTGAATTGTCCCTGCTTGCTTCACATCGGAAAAAAAAACCGTTGCGAGCGGGAACTGGCGAGCCATTTGCCCATATAAGGAAGGACCGAGCTTGTGAGTCAAGAAACGAACAGAGTGGTATGATTGTGCACACAACTGAACTGAACTGTGTTGATCTGAGATACATATACGGAAGAAGGATCTCGTGAGAGCGGCATTCGAACTGAAACTGAGAAttagtgtgtatatacatatatatacatggatATAAAAAGAGGAATCTGAATTGTATTGAGACTACTAATTAAGCAGTAAATTTGacctgtgatttttattttctctactgtttttcctttcaaattctattgtatttcatttcattttgattttatttttatttattttttttcttggagaacgagagaaaaaaaagggTATTCTTAAAGGGGTAATCATTTTGAAAGATTGTATGTGAATTTAAAACGTTTACTTAACCTTAAATAATCCAATTAGAAACAAATTgaataaataggtaaaaaataaattatagatatatatatatatatatatattaatagaataagggtaaattaaatttattagcTTGAAACTAAATAGGTCATAACAAAgagaaacaataattataaactaAATAGGAAATATAAATTAGGATTATATTAaggatacatttatttgttcCACGGCAAATCCTTGCTGTTCTCctggtcattatatatatatatatatatttttttttttttttctttccctcctGTGTGATGTGATGTTTTAAATTTCTctgctttattatttaaaatcccttaAATACATCATACTGAATTTTCTAACCAAAGAGTGTTTGTCACAAATTCTTTCTTCCCTTGCTGTTAGCGCAGTCTCTTGAGCGATTCTGGTCTTCTGGTCACTGGTCCAAATTTTAAGCGGTGCACTTCACGCTCATTTGCATATTTCGCTGGTTGTAAGTGAGGGTTGTACTGTCGCCGCGACGCAGGTTACAGAAagttggcgagccagccaggagactGTTGCTTAGCAACAAGGATAGTAGTAGGAAACAAGCTAATAAGTAACCAAATTTTTCTCAGAAGCGTTGATCGTGCGTTGTGACAATGGAAAtcattgagagagagagtgtggacGTAGCAAATGCGCTTCTTGTCAAAGGTCTCACGTTGACCGAAACAGATGATGAGCTGAGTACTTTCTTGCAAAGGTATGGCTCAGTTAAACGTAATTTGATAATTGACGATCAAACATCTGAGTTCCACCAGCATGCCATTGTAGAATATGCTCACAGTTCTGCAATGCTGGACTTAGCGCCAATGTTACCCATAACTTTGGGAAGTCTTTCGAATCCAAGTGTCATGTTTCAAGTACGAGCTTTGGCTACAGTCTGTAACCAGACGGCCAGTGAGAAACCTCTTTCAAATGTGTTTCAGGAGGAGTTGAATGAACTCCAGGAAGTTCACTCTACCAACTGTACTCCAGAGAGAGCGCGAAATGTGAGCTATGATGATTCCAGTAAAGCAGAAACAGTAGGAATGCGAGATTTAGAATTCAAAGACCCAATCAAGAGACAGACGGGCCCTATGGCCTTTCCAGAAACCACCGTTGATGGTGTTACAGTGACTACTCGTTCTGGTTTCCCCATGAACGTTGTAGACCCACCAGGTATTCAGAAGATGGTTGTAGAGCACATAGTGAAGTCAGCTGATGCTGCGATGTTACAGCAAACTTCAGTCCGTCTTAGGAATTTCTCAGGGAGGTGCCCGCGTCCTCCAAATGAACCTGACTTTGACACTTGGCGAGTAAGTGTAGAACTCCTGCTAAGTGATCCGGCTATTTCCGATTTGCAAAGAGTACGAAGGATCCTAGATAGCTTGTTGTCTCCTGCCGCAGACGTAGTGAAGCACGTGCGACCTCCAGCTTTGCCTGCGGTGTACCTTGAGTTGCTAGAATCAGTGTATGGTTCCGTAGAGGATGGTGATGAACTATTGGCCAAGTTTATGGGCACTTTACAGAACCAAGGTGAAAAGTCATCCGATTTCTTGCACCGGTTGCAAGTTCTTCTGAGTTCAACGATTAAGAGGGGAGGTATCGCGGAGAAAGATCATGATCGTTGTCTTTTGAAGCAGTTTATGAGGGGATGTTGGGATAATGGTCTCATTGACAGCCTTCAGTTAGGGAAGAGCGGAACCCAGCCACACACTTTCGCTGAGTTGGTTGTGTTAATTCGAACAGAAGAGAATAAACGTAATTCCAAAGAAGAGAGAATGAAAAAGCACCTTGGGTTGCCAAAAACTCCTGTTGGTTACCCGAAACCTCGAGCTGCCACCCAGCAAGTGTCAGTGTATTCTCATGAAACACCAAATGCTAGTAGTTCTAAAACAGATTCTCTGGGAAAGCAACTTGCAGAAGTTCAGGCTCAACTTGCTACTTTAGGTAGAAATTCAGATCGGAAACGCCAGAGTGGATGTTCTGAGAAAACAGAATTTGATGCTTTGAGAAAAGTAGTAGAAGAGTTGCGCGCTCAGATAGCCGCTATGCAAGTTTCCATGACTCAAGAAGCAAAACGTGAAGATCCAGATAGTTTAGAAGTCGCTAACCTACGACGACAGGTAGCTGAACTGCAAGCTCAGAATGTTGCTCAGAGAAATTTTAGAGATCACTCCCGTGTGACTGCTGGTCCTCGAGTTTTTCCGCCTCAGAATTTGATAGAGACAGATACTGGTCGAGATGTTAGAAGGGCCCAACCAATGGCCAATCGGCCTCGTCCCGGATATTGTTTCCGATGCGGAGAGAACGGTCATTTGGCTGTTGCCTGTGATAATCTAGCAAACCCCTTGAGAGTTGAAGAAAAGCGTCGTAAGCTGAGAGAGCAGCAGGCCCAGTGGGACTCTCTGCACGGGAATTCTCCCTTGTCTTTAAACTAAGGGGCGTTTCTGTAGCGGGGCATACAGAGACGAGGTGTAACTTTAACCGCCCTAAGTGTTATAGACAAGCGGCCGTCGCGAGTAATCAGAATAGATCACCCTTAAAGAACCTGCCAGAGGGGTTAGTAGGAGTAAAGTGCACAGCGCATATTGTCATTGGGGGTAAAGAAATTAGTTGTCTCCTAGACACAGGATCTCAGGTTACTACCATTCCCCAGTCGTTTTACGAGTCGCACCTGTCTAATCATCCGTTGAAGTCATTGGGAAACCTACTAGAGGTAGAAGGAGCCAATGGACAAGCAGTTCCATATCTAGGGTACATAGAGTTGGTCTTGAAGTTTCCGAAAGAGTTCGTGGGTGCAGAAGTTGAAATCCCTACCTTAGCTTTGGTAGTTCCGGACCTCAATAGTCTGTCGCAAGTTCTAGTAGGTACCAACTCCTTGGATGTGCTTTATGGTCACTGTATCAACGAGAAACAGAATAATCCTTGTTCAAATCTTCGTGGGTATCAGGCAGTGCTTAAAGTCCTTGAAGCGAGAAGGAGGCAAACTAGCAGTGAACCATTAGGACATGTGAAATTGATGGGGGGTATCCCTGAGGTTGTACCTGCCGGAAATACAGTAGTCTTGAATGGCTATGTTCAGCTTCGGGAACCTTGCTTAGAGAAATTAATAGCTCTTGAACCGCCTTCAACCCCAGCGTTCAGCGGTCTTTCGGTGGCGAGTTGTGTACACACTTTGCCATCCAGACGATCCTCTCAGCTGTCAGTTCTGCTTAAGAATGACACTCGGACTGATATAACAATTCCTCCTAAAGCTATACTCGCGGAGATTTACGCTGTAGAGGAAGTGATAGAGAGCACCAAGAAGAGCACCAAGAGTTCTTGCGGAGTAGAGTCATCAGCACCTACCTCTGCCAACCTTACCTTTGACTTTGGAGATTCTCCTTTGCCTTCACATTGGAAAGAGCGAATCTCGAACCGGCTAAATTCCATGCCTGAAGTTTTCTCTTTGCATGATCTTGACTTTGGTTGTACTAGTCAAGTGAAGCACCAGATTAGATTGGCAGATGAGACACCCTTTAAGCATAGGGCGCGTCCAATTCACCCTCAAGACATCGATGCCGTTCGAAAGCATCTTCAGGAATTGATTTCTGCCGGAGTCATTCGCGAGTCCGAGTCTTCCTTTTCTTCGCCCATAGTGGTGGTCCGAAAGAAAGATGGTTCGGTTCGGCTCTGTATAGACTTTCGGAAGTTGAATTCCCAGACGATCAAAGACGCATATGCTCTGCCCAATCTAGAAGAGGTCTTTTCCGTGCTTACTGGTTCCAAATGGTTCTCGGTACTTGATCTGAAGTCTGGATTCTACCAGATCGAAATGGATGAAGCTGATAAGTGCAAGACTGCTTTCGTATGTCCCCTAGGCTTCTGGGAATTCAATAGGATGCCTCAGGGAATCACAAATGCGCCAAGTACATTCCAGAGGTTAATGGAGCGGTGTATGGGTGATCTTCACAGGAAGCAGGTCTTAGTTTTCATTGATGACTTGATTGTCTTTTCAAAGACTTTAGAAGAACATGAGTCACGGTTAGTCAAGGTCCTAAACCGGCTTAAGGAGTACGGGTTGAAGCTAGCGCCTGAAAAATGCCGTTTCTTTCAGACATCAGTCAAGTATTTGGGGCATGTTGTTTCAAAGGACGGAGTAAAGACTGACCCGGCTAAGATTGAAGCTCTAAAAACTTGGCCGAGGCCCACAAATTTAAAAGAGTTGAGAGCTTTCTTAGGCTTTGCGGGGTACTATAGGAGGTTCGTGCGTGACTACTCGAAAATGGTCAAGCCTCTCACGGGACTCACTGTAGGGTACCCTCCACTGCGCAGGGGCCGCAGTGGGAAGCGAGAGGGGAGCGAGTATTTTAACACGAAAGAGCAGTTTGGTGATCGATGGACTGATGCATGTCAGAATGCGTTTGATGATGTTATTTCAAAGTTGACCTCTGCTCCTGTCCTGGGCTTTGCTGACCCCAGACTTCCGTATACGCTCCACACTGATGCTAGTACTACGGGGCTGGGTGCGGCATTGTACCAGGAGCAGGAAGGGCAGATGCGAGTGGTAGCGTTCGCCAGTAGGGGATTGACAAAAAGTGAGGCGAAATATCCGGCACATAAGTTGGAATTTCTTGCATTGAAGTGGGCTGTCACAGCTAAGTTTAGTGATTATTTGTATGGTACAGACTTCACTGTTGTAACAGACAGTAATCCCTTGACGTACGTTTTAACATCTGCGAAACTTGATGCTACCAGCTACCGTTGGCTGTCTAGTTTGTCAACCTACACTTTCAAGCTCCAATATAGGGCTGGGAGTCAGAATCAGGATGCGGACGGTCTTTCCCGGCGTCCACATGGTGAGCCTTTTGATGATTTGGTCTCTCAGAAAGAACGAGAAAGAATTGAGAAGTTTGCACTTCATCACCTTGCGGAGCCTGGAAACGAATCTGATTTTCTCATGGCAGATGTTGTGAAAGCCATTTGTGAGAGACATGAGGTGATTAGTTTACCTGAAAGTCTCAGTTTGACACACCCTTTTATTACATTGGTCGAGTCCCTGACTCATTGTGTTGATGCCTTGCCGAATGAGTTGCAGCACGAGGCTGAGCATGGTCTACCTGATCTCCCTAATCTCTCTAAGGCAGCATTGGCAGAATGGCAAGAGAAAGATCCAGAGCTCAAGGTGATAGTTGAGTGGATGAGAAATGGAACTAAGCCAGGTACCCTGAGGGGTCAGCCATCTGATTTAGCATTGTGGTTGAGAGAATGGAGTCGATTTGAGTTGAAGAACGGAGTGTTGTATAGAAAGAAGCAAGAGAACGGAGTCTCTCACTATCAGTTAGTGTTGCCAGTTGGACTAAGAGACATGGTGTTGCGTAGTCTTCACGATGATATGGGGCACTTAGGTATTGAGAGGACTTTAGACTTGGTTAGGTCCAGATTCTTTTGGCCAAGAATGTCCCAAGCCGTGGAGAAGAAGATCAAGACGTGTGAACGTTGCGTGCGTAGAAAAAGACCTCCAGACAGAGCCGCTCCCCTGGTTAACATTCAAACCAGTAGACCCTTGGAGTTGGTCTGTATGGACTTCTTGTCGTTAGAGCCAGACCGCAGTAATACCAGTAACATATTGGTTATTACGGATCATTTCACGAAATACGCCGTAGCAGTACCGACCCAGAATCAAACGGCTCGTACAGTCGCAAAGAGTTTGTGGGAAAACTTCCTGGTACATTATGGGTTTCCCGAGAAGCTACATAGTGACCAAGGACCTGATTTTGAATCCCGTACAATAAAAGAGTTGTGTCATGTAGCGGGTATTCACAAGATTCGTACTACACCTTATCACCCCCGGGGTAACCCAGGTAGAGCGTTTTAACCGGACGCTTCTCCAAATGTTGGGAACGCTAGAGAATGAGAAGAAGTCTAGGTGGAAGGAGTTTGTAAAGCCCTTAGTGCACGCATACAATTGTACGCGCAACGATACAACCGGGTATGCTCCTTATGAGCTCATGTTTGGGCGGCTGCCTCGCTTGCCAGTTGATTTAGCTTTCGGGTTGCCAACAGAAGCTCCGGCCAAGTCTCATTCCCAATACGTGAAGGATTTGAAAGAACGGTTGCGAGAGAGCTACGAGATAGCTAAGAAGAACTCTGTTAAATTAGCGGAGCGTAACAAAGGAAGGTTTGATAAACGTGTGGTTGATTCAACTTTGGAAGAGGGTGACAGAGTTCTTGTGCGCAATGTTAGGTTGCGAGGAAAGCACAAGCTCGCAGACAAGTGGGAGCAAGGAATTCAAGAAGTGGTTAGGAGAGCGGGCGATTTACCGGTGTACACTGTCCGACCAGTTGGGCAGAGTGGTCCCCTCAGGACATTACATCGTGACTTGTTGCTACCTTGTGGATTTTTGCAGCTGAGTCAACATGAGAAAAAGCCTAAGCAAAGGAATCGCAGGCCCAGAACTAGAGCCTGTGCAGATGATAATGATTCACAAGAGCCAGAATCTGAGTGCGAATACGAGTCTGACACTGATCGATTCATTAATCCTGCGTTTAGGGATACATTGGATTTTGAAACCCGAGTTTTGGTGAGCCCCGAGCACTTACCTTGTCGAAATCCTCAGAAAGTCCCAATTGACTTACCTGCTGTTGAACCTGCAAGAGAGAGTATACCTACCAGTGAGTTATTAGAGGAGAATTCAGAGGAACCTGTAAGGGAAAGCTTACCTGAGTCTGGAGAAGTGGAAACGCCTTATGTTGAGCTGGAATCTGGTCATAATGATCCAGGGGTTTCGGTAAGGGAAGAGCCAGGATTGGATCTCTGTCCTAAGTCTGTAGGTGAATTTCCTTCTCAGGAGGTTGAAACAGACGTTGATAGTGAGGTTGAGAACATAAATATGAATGCTGTAGTTGATGAAAGTGAACGAGAGAATGACCCGGAGCCCGAGGAAGGAGTTATTCCCAGGCGTTCGCAAAGAGAGCGAAGACCTGCAAAAAGGTTTGAGTATCCCCAGTTAGGGAATCCACTTACCGTAGTGATTCAATCTCTGTTGCAAGGTCTAAGTATGGCATTCAGTACTTCTTTGGAGGAGGTGAATGCTTCTACTATCGATGATGTGCCTGTTGTTGTGGCTCAACCCAAAAAAATATGCAGATGCAGCGAGGACGTGCATGTATTCAGGAGGGGAGGGTGTAACCCAGGTCACTAGAGAGATTCTGTTGACgtgaggagagaaaaaaagactaacacttgtgaatatataaaacagttattttattaatatctgtggggaaagaaaaaaatatataaagtttaagATTCTaagtgaaaataagaaaatgcataaaataaattaataaaactcaTTTAGAAAAGTTATCCAATTTAGCAAGACAAAGATTGGTTCAATTCAACGAGTGGGAGTTAGCCCCGCCTTAATAGAAGGACTCAGGGCAAGGATGATGCAACACTTTTGACGAGAGAGTAAGCGGCTAGCTCCAATTACAGAAGCTGCTGGTGCGATCCTAAAGAAAGAAACGAGAATTAGAACGAACAAACCAAGATTTAAATCAGAGAAACAATAGAGAAACTTTTAGATTAAAGTGCGGATTGAGATTCATCAGTCAAACGTTACGAGTGAAAGTGTCATTGACCGCTACGAAGAGAGTGCATATCCAAACTTGGGAGTTTTTTTCCTTCATAGCCGAGAATTGAGTTCTCTTGGTGAGtgttgtaattaaataattatttttgtgtgtaaaatgaTTGATAAATGGTATTGAATCACTAAATTCTGATGTTATATGCAGTTGTATGTAAAAGAGTTGACCCTTTTTGTTTATAATGGGAAGAGTATTGCATGTATGTGTtgaataattaatgttttagAGTTCAAAGTCACCTCGAGTGGTTAATAGAGGTTATTTTAACGAATTTCGTCGTGTATTTGAGCTATGAGTTAAGGCGCGATCATGACGCACATGTAATACGGGCAGATGAGGCCTAAGTGCGTCATTTGAAAAATAGCTCTTTGCACATATAAACTATATGTGCTAAAGTAAAACGGAATTTCAGTAAAAGGAAAAAATGTTGAATGTTGTTTATATGCAGACTAACTGCTCTAATGATGTATATTTTTGAAAGGAATGTCTAATTGTATTTTTGGCCTTGTCTTTGCAAGGTTgggtcttttctttctttcctttttcccctttttctggttttttcttcttcttttctactttttttgtcatttctgagTCGGATGCTGCACATTTCCTGGACACCGGACGATTTTGAAGAAGAATTGTATGTGAATTGTCCCTGCTTGCTTCACATCGGAAAAAAAAACCGTTGCGAGCGGGAACTGGCGAGCCATTTGCCCATATAAGGAAGGACCGAGCTTGTGAGTCAAGAAACGAACAGAGTGGTATGATTGTGCACACAACTGAACTGAACTGTGTTGATCTGAGATACATATACGGAAGAAGGATCTCGTGAGAGCGGCATTCGAACTGAAACTGAGAAttagtgtgtatatacatatatatacatggatATAAAAAGAGGAATCTGAATTGTATTGAGACTACTAATTAAGCAGTAAATTTGacctgtgatttttattttctctactgtttttcctttcaaattctattgtatttcatttcattttgattttatttttatttattttttttcttggagaacgagagaaaaaaaagggTATTCTTAAAGGGGTAATCATTTTGAAAGATTGTATGTGAATTTAAAACGTTTACTTAACCTTAAATAATCCAATTAGAAACAAATTgaataaataggtaaaaaataaattatagatatatatatatatatatatattaatagaataagggtaaattaaatttattagcTTGAAACTAAATAGGTCATAACAAAgagaaacaataattataaactaAATAGGAAATATAAATTAGGATTATATTAaggatacatttatttgttcCACGGCAAATCCTTGCTGTTCTCctggtcattatatatatatatatatatatatatttttttttttctttccctcctGTGTGATGTGATGTTTTAAATTTCTctgctttattatttaaaatcccttaAATACATCATACTGAATTTTCTAACCAAAGAGTGTTTGTCACAAATTCTTTCTTCCCTTGCTGTTAGCGCAGTCTCTTGAGCGATTCTGGTCTTCTGGTCACTGGTCCAAATTTTAAGCGGTGCACTTCACGCTCATTTGCATATTTCGCTGGTTGTAAGTGAGGGTTGTACTGTCGCCGCGACGCAGGTTACACTAAGGTCttttaaaagagattttttttatttaatcaagtttGGAATCTTCTTGGAATCTAATCTTAAAGTAGGCTACTTAAATACTTTACAAGCAAATGagagttaaaaaataattattgataaaTTAAGTTTGTATTAAGGCTCCTTAAGACCTAAATTTGCCATTCATGCAAAATAGCTCGCTGCTTCCTGGTTCCATCTataacttgactttttttttctccagatatTCTGTTTTAAACGTAATTGCtttactgtttgtgtgtgtgtgtgtatgtgtatatgtatgtatatatattgttttcttgAGACTATTTACAATGAGACATATACTCTGCCTAGAGAATTATCTTGAAATAATCAAATTCTTAATGAAATAAGTAATTGtaaaaattttgtatttttgaatcACCCTAATAGTTGATGAAAGCATTGTTACATCAACTGGCCCTGAAAATGGCACAATAGTAACATAACCATTAAGAGAGAAGCGTTCTGAGGAAGTCTTTCTTTGTTGTTTATCATCTGCCTTCATCAGTGGTTGTTGCGTGAGACTTTTGTTCTTGTCGTATTTGTTTGTTGTTGAAAGTACAATGCGAGACCAGACTACTGCATATCTCATTAAGTGTGGATACTAGTTTAGTTCTGTTTTAACAAATATCTTGCAACCAATACCACTGCGTTATAAATTAAGTATTTTGGATTTTGACATTTCTTTGCTTCACTCCACAGCAACTAAAGGACAGATGGAAAAAGGCAAAGTGCTTCTTTCACTATTAATTGTCAGTATTATTGGCATTCTAGTTTTAGTGCACATGAACGGTGATACATATCACATACAAGCTCCTACAGCAATAAAAGCTCCTCTGtcaaataataaattcaaaaccCTGGAAACTTCATATCCAATAACAGCCATTAGAGACTCTGAGCATTTCATGGTGTCTGCCTTTATCGACCACAGACTGAATGGGGTAATTCGAGTCATCAGCATAATCAACAGAAACCGTCTTCAGCCGCTTTACTGTGTTTACTGCAATGCTGAAAAAGTCTGCAAAACTGTTCACACTGAGGTCCAGATACACAGCGACCATTTTAGCTTCCCCTATGGTGCCTCAGATGTGATTTGTAAAGGTAAACCCATGACTGATGCAACTCATGTCCTCATAACTGTCAAGAAAGATTCAGCTGACCTCAAAATGGAATATCTGCCAATAAAAAATAAGGCTGTACAAGAGACTTTCAAGTTTAACTTCACCGTTTGCATCTCTAACCTTTTTGGCGACTACAACAATGTACTGCAGATTGCTCAATCGATGGAGATGTACAAGCTTCTGGGAGTACAGCATGTGGTCATCTATAACACTAGTAGTGGACCAGACTTGGAAAAGCTCTTAAAACATTATGAAATGGAGGGGATACTGGAGATCGTTCCATGGCCTATCGACCAGTTTCTGAACCCTTCTTCAGGTTGGAACATCAAGCTACACAAGGGAGACATTCAGTATTATGGTCAGTTAGTAACACTCAACGAGTGCATTTACAGGCACATGTACCAGTCAAAGTACGTTCTCCTGAATGACATTGATGAAATCATCATGCCTTACAAACACGCCAGTTTACAATCTCTAATGGAGGACCTCCAGTCTGCTCATCCCAGTATAGGAGTGTTCCTCATTGAGAACCACATATTCCCTAAAACACAGTTTGAGGAGAGTAGGAAGTTCAAACGAGCAGAATGGAATAATATCCCAGGTGTCAATATAATGGAGCACATCTACAGAGAACCAagtcaaaaaaatatttacaatccCACAAAGATGATAGTCAACCCAAGGAAGGTGCAGCAAACTTCAGTACACTCCTCTTTGAAACACTTTGGAGACAGTTTCCATGTACCGTTTAATGTATGTAGGATTGTACACGTGAGAGTCCCGCTGCAGGGGCATCTTACCAAAGAGCAACTCTTTGTAGACAAAAGAGTCTGGGACTTTGAGCAAGAACTGATACACAACATTGACCACACTTTGAAACTTTCTGGCTTCCTGAAGGCTTCTGTTTGATATCTTTGTACAGTATTAATGAAAGTATGCAAATATAGACAACCGGCTCAACTGTcaaataaaatgttctttaaaaatgaGATATGAAAGCATTGGTATTTGTCAAATAACATAAAGCCAATAGTTTATGCATAATGAATGCGTAAGTATTTTATAATGCAAaatttttcagaatcagaatcagaaagagctttattgccaagtatgcttgcgcatagaaggaatttgttttagtgacataagcttccagtacacagagacaacaacacacagacaaaaaaaaaaaaaacacattacaaaaaggagaattacaaattggcaaacaaataagtgtataaacaattgtgctataaatgataatggaataggattgagtgagatgcaggaatgttctaggatggagggttaacaaataaatataaggatattgcacatttataaGCATAATTGGGGAGCATTTacctgttcatgaggtagattgcctgggggaagaaactattcttgtgccttgctgttctggtatttgcagctctgaggcgccggccagatggcaaaagttcaaagatggggtgacttggatgtgagggatccagagtgattttctgagcccttttcctcactctagatgtatacagttcttgaagggtgggcagaggagcaccaataatcctttcggcagtccgGACAGTTctttgtagtcttctgatgtctgattttgtagctgagccaaaccagacagttattgaagtacacaggactgactcaatgacggctgagtagaactgtttcagcagctcctgtggcaggttaaacttcctcagctggcgaaggaagtacaacctttgttgggcttttttcacaatggagtcaatgtgattgtcccacttcaggtcctgagagatggtggttcccaggaatctgaatgactccactgcagccacagtgctgttcatgatggtgagtggggaaagtgcaggggggtttctcctaaaatccacaatcatctccactgttttgagcgtgttcagctccaggttgttaagactgcaccagacagccagctgctcaacctcctgtctgtaagcagactcgtcaccgtcctggatgaggcagatgactgtagtgtcgtctgcaaacttcaggagcttgacagaggggtctttagacgtgcagtcgttggtgtacagggagaagagcagaggggagagaacacatccctgaggggcaccagtgttggtggag
Coding sequences within it:
- the LOC132098266 gene encoding glycosyltransferase family 92 protein F13G3.3-like, whose protein sequence is MNGDTYHIQAPTAIKAPLSNNKFKTLETSYPITAIRDSEHFMVSAFIDHRLNGVIRVISIINRNRLQPLYCVYCNAEKVCKTVHTEVQIHSDHFSFPYGASDVICKGKPMTDATHVLITVKKDSADLKMEYLPIKNKAVQETFKFNFTVCISNLFGDYNNVLQIAQSMEMYKLLGVQHVVIYNTSSGPDLEKLLKHYEMEGILEIVPWPIDQFLNPSSGWNIKLHKGDIQYYGQLVTLNECIYRHMYQSKYVLLNDIDEIIMPYKHASLQSLMEDLQSAHPSIGVFLIENHIFPKTQFEESRKFKRAEWNNIPGVNIMEHIYREPSQKNIYNPTKMIVNPRKVQQTSVHSSLKHFGDSFHVPFNVCRIVHVRVPLQGHLTKEQLFVDKRVWDFEQELIHNIDHTLKLSGFLKASV